DNA from Frateuria edaphi:
TGCCACGCAGCTGGGCCTGCTCCCGGATCTCAGGTATCTGCTTGAGGGCCTACAGCGCTCGCGCCAGTGCATCTCGACCCATTCAGCCGAACTCACCGAGTGCCTTCGGGCTGTGCCTGGCGCACGCCTGGAGCCACAAGACTTGGTGGACACCATCGACGTCCTGGTGGACGTGGTCCAAGCGCAAGCTTGGCCCGTTGATGATCTCCGGATGCTTCCCATGGCGCGCACGAACGCATCCGCCAAGCACCCACTCAGCGGCTACTGCCTTTCGGTCTCCTTCCACTGGGCGAACCTGTTCTACACGCTGGAGCCAAGTGTGGGCACCAGCACCGGGCCAGCGGATGCGCCACTTCCTTTTGAGGACTTGATGGCCGAATTTTCGACCTACGTCCTTGCCGCCCAATCCAGCATAGAGCCCGGGGCGTACCTGGCGTTCTGCCAAAGTTGGTGGTCCTCGGGCCAGCTCCCATCGCGTGCGCCCTACACGTCACGCCGTCTTGCAAGCCGCGTGGCCGCTGCCTCACGCGCCATGCGTCAGATCACGCTGGCGGAACATGGCGAGCTCTTTAGCTATCTGGCAGATAGAACGGCTGGTGACCCGCTCTACGAACGAGTGGACTCGGCGCAACGGCTTGGATGGGATGAAGACAACGAAAGGGTGATCGATGCAATCGCACGCCTGCTCGAGGATGTTCGCCTCGGCTGGTCCAGATCGCCTGGCCCCCCTCGGCGCTCAAGCACGGGAAAGGCCACATCCAGAAAGGTGGTGCATCGGAACTTCCGCGACGGATTTGTTCGGGTATCCGAGCAAGAGGCCATCCTGCTCAAAGACACCACCGAAGAGGGGTGGGCTTTCGAATACATGCTGGTTGCGCCCGAGACCATGGAGGGCGCAACAAGGGAAAGGTTGCAGGAGCTGATAGATGCGACGCCTGTGTCAGACAAGGGCGAGGAGAGCAACGGCGGAGCTCCAGACGAGGACGATAGCTCCGCAAGCGAGGACCTAAAGGAACGAGCTCGGAACGAAGCCGAAATTCGTCTGGACGGCAGTGAGTGGATCCCAGCAGAGGAGGCAGCGGGCAACGATGGTCTTGAGGCCATCCGCCTGGATACTTCCGAAGACGCACCTGCTGTGACCTCCACGGGCACCAGCTCGCGCGCTGCCGCCGAACACATTCGGCGGCACCACTTCGCTCATCGGCTGGCAAAGAATCGGCTGCTGCTCAACGAGGCACAGCAGCTGTTGGCGGCCTTGCGCGAGGAGCCGGCTGAGTCCGACGACAGGGAGGTGCTCATGGGCGTTCACGCCTGCCTGGCACTTGGGCGACCGATCCACGAGATCGTGAGCAAGCTTTGCATTCACGAAGGCGGCGCGCGACTTGGCCTGAATCCGGAAGAGATCCATTACATGTGCGAGTCGAGGCAATGGATTGTCCCCTGCCCTGCGCCCGCGTGGCAGGAATTGGATAGAGACACCGACGAGCGTATCCAGTGGCCGCAAATGTGGCTCAACGATCAGACCGGCTTCGGGGCGCTGCTTCGGCATTTCGGCCTAGCCACGGATGGGCGCCCGCTCCAAAAGCTGACCGTCAATCGAAAGCGGGCTGCAAATGGCTTCCTCGCGCGCGCCTTGCCCAAGGCCGATACGACGCTCGAGCAGTGCGCCAACTTCCTCTTTCATCAGATCCTCGCCACCAGCCAAGGCGATCTTGGCCTGGCCTGCCTGATCACCGGGCAGCGCCACTCGCACGGGTCGTCGGTCGGGCACTATGCCAATTACCGCCCGCAGACCGTGTGGCGCGCCTACCGTCGCGCCTGGGCGGGTTCGTCGGTGGTGCCGCCGGCCGCTGCGTACCCGATAGATGAAGCGCAGGGTGGGTATGGCGCCAAACGGGTTCCCACCACAGAAGCGGTTAGGCGCTTGCTGGCAACGCTGCGGTCCCAAGCCGCGTCCGGCCAGGACCCGCAAAGCTGCAATGCATATGTCGCCTACACTCTAGCCGGCCTGGTGCTGGGACTGGGTATGCGCCCAGTTGTCGAGCCGCGGATCACCGACGTGGCCGAGAGCTTTGGCAAGAAGCTTTTTTTAAGTCTCATTGATAAGGCCCGGACGGACTATCACCGGCGCATCAATGCCATCCCAGCGCGATTGGCCAAGCACCTGCTTCACTATGAGGTGTTCGGCTCAGGCACGCGGCAATGCCTGCTGACCTCCGAGGACAGCCCGCTGTTCCCTTACATCGAGCCGGGCACGGGTGCACGCGTTTGCTTTCGGCCTAGCCACCTCCAGGCGATTGCCGCCCCGCATTTCGCCCTGGAACTCTACGCGTTGCGACGCTATGCACGTACGCACCTGCGGGAGGCTCGAGGTGTTCACGCGGAGGATCTGGACGCCTACATGGGACACTGGCTGCACCGTGTCAGTCCGCATGATCCACTCTCGACCTACCCCATGCGGCGGTTGGCAGAGCTCGCGGAGGGACCGGTAGAGCGCATGCTCGATGCCGTCGGGTTCGAGCCTCTGAAGCCGAAGGCATGAGCAGGGCAATCCACCCCCTCTGGGAATCGCCGCCATCTGGGGCGCCCGACCTGCAGAAACAGGCCCACCGCTACATGATGCAAACGCTCAGGGGTCTCCACTCGCGTTTGCCAGGTGTGCTAACCGACCCTGATCAAGCAGGCGGCGCCAAGGTCATGGAGGCCGCCATGGCCGCGACCTTGAACCCCAAAGTGCCGGGTGAACTGCGCGTCGCGATGCTCACCATGCTGCAGCGGCGGATGAAGCAGGTCGATCCGTCGACGCCTCAGCGCCTGTTCCTCATGCGGGCGGAACATCAGAGCGCGGTTTCCAGCCGCTTTGGCGACGAGCTGGCGGCGCTGGGGGCTTTTGAACAAGCCATCGAAACCTACGTTATGGCCAAGCGTCCTGCGGCGGCCGACTTGGCATTGGCTGACCCGGGCCCCGCTGAAGCCATGGAGGCCATGGGACTGCTACTGGCGCTCCTGATTACGCGCCTTGGGCTTTGCTCGCCGGCGTTGCTCGGGAAGGCGGTCCAGGCGGTTGGCTGCACCCCCTGGGTGGGAGGGCCGTGGGCATGGGTAGATGTGGATCTGTCCGAACCCGCCCGTGGCACGAAGCAGCTACGGCGCTTGTTCCTCGACCCGATCACGCTCGCGACCTGGATTCGAGCCAGCCAGTACGAACACCTTCTCCCGCGGCCTAAGGATGGCCTTAAGGCCGGCAAGCGGGTTTCGTTCTACCGAACGCTGGCGCGGCGAGCCTTTCGAACCCTACGAAGGAACCTGGAGGCGTCGGGTGGCAGTCTGGCGATCCGATCCCTGGACGATCTCTGCCATGCGCAGGCGCAGCGAATCCATTTGACCACCATGCCGCTGCTAGCCACCTATGCGCAGGGAAACATTGCAAGTTCCTCACTGGAAATCGGCACGTGGCTTCGTCTGATCGGTTATCAGGCGCCGGCTCAGCATCCGCCGTCGGCGTCGGATTTCGAGGCCACTGGCGAGAGTGAGGGGGCGGACGCTGCGGACGATGATCAGACGCTCGTGCTTGACGGTATCGATCCTGGCGGGGACAAGAGCCTTGTCGAGCAGATCGAACGAGGAGACTTGGAGGAGCACGGGCTCGTGGCGACCCTGCGTATGGCCATGGCAGGCCCCCGTTCCACCTGGCGGGAGCATCTGGACGCTCTCATCGACGGGCTGCAGGCCCAAGGTCCCGAGCAGGAAACCGCGCGCTTGGTGGTTTGCTGGCTCCGCTACCTCGCTTTCGAGCGCGAAGGCAAAGGCCATACCCTTGAGGACGGCACGGTCCAGAACTACCGCGGCATGCTGGGCAACCGCCTGCTGCAATGCCTGCCGCCGCAACTGAGTGAGGTGGACACCGAAGAACTGCAGGATGCCTACCTCGACGTCATCATGAGCCGGCGCTCGCTCGAGCAAACGGGGCGTATCAAGCGCGCACTGGTCGCCTTCGACCGATACGTGCGCACCGCGCACCTGCCGGACCTGCCACAGGTGGAGCTCCCTGGCTTTGAGACCGGGTCTTATGCCATCAGCAGCCGGATCATTGCCGAGCAGGAGTTCCAGCGCGGACTCGACCTCATCAGCCAAGGCGAGGTGGCTTTCGGCGACCTTGTGCTTGCCAGGCAGACCGAGGCGTTCTGGGTGCTGGCTTATCGCTTTGGCCTGAGGCGACGGGAAATTCTGGGTCTGCAGGCGCGCGACTTGGACCAGCACATCGTGCGCATCCGTCGCAATGACGCTCGCAAGCTCAAGACGGGCAATGCCCACCGGCTCGTGCCGATGCATGTACTCGCGCCACAGGAACGTCACCGGGTGCTGCGATTGGCCGAGGGTCGCTCGCTGGGCGATTTCGTATTCTTTGGGGACACCGTACCAACAGCCAAGCTGTTTGATGCTCACCCGGTCATTCCCAAGATCAACGATCTCTTGGAGCGCGTGACGGGCGATTGCCGGCTCCATCCGCACAATCTCAGGCACAGCTCTGCCACCCTGACGTTGCTCGGAGCCCTG
Protein-coding regions in this window:
- a CDS encoding site-specific integrase, yielding MAATLNPKVPGELRVAMLTMLQRRMKQVDPSTPQRLFLMRAEHQSAVSSRFGDELAALGAFEQAIETYVMAKRPAAADLALADPGPAEAMEAMGLLLALLITRLGLCSPALLGKAVQAVGCTPWVGGPWAWVDVDLSEPARGTKQLRRLFLDPITLATWIRASQYEHLLPRPKDGLKAGKRVSFYRTLARRAFRTLRRNLEASGGSLAIRSLDDLCHAQAQRIHLTTMPLLATYAQGNIASSSLEIGTWLRLIGYQAPAQHPPSASDFEATGESEGADAADDDQTLVLDGIDPGGDKSLVEQIERGDLEEHGLVATLRMAMAGPRSTWREHLDALIDGLQAQGPEQETARLVVCWLRYLAFEREGKGHTLEDGTVQNYRGMLGNRLLQCLPPQLSEVDTEELQDAYLDVIMSRRSLEQTGRIKRALVAFDRYVRTAHLPDLPQVELPGFETGSYAISSRIIAEQEFQRGLDLISQGEVAFGDLVLARQTEAFWVLAYRFGLRRREILGLQARDLDQHIVRIRRNDARKLKTGNAHRLVPMHVLAPQERHRVLRLAEGRSLGDFVFFGDTVPTAKLFDAHPVIPKINDLLERVTGDCRLHPHNLRHSSATLTLLGALGRDLGLGSHPYATRWMKSSLYAGTRVEEAVSGQLHRKGARGSALAVLMGHGSELTTYEHYVHSLDLLLFLACWSGRFNDRASARLGPARKNNALLVAMLGYAPSTRVDTKDIPALLRRMCDRYPGSLTLLAPVVDHARAQVPSTQTAPAAQPWTLQRLRDLPGASNWRGFPSTQAELDSVNLLIKQLSRIGSEDRPRLRSVLARWLDAQIKNSEWASFAPDAAHLWVQELTALAPGISLEAMHVSQEYRNKKRKVPVAAPEDSSSYVEKDGRYWIRLADRRPKIDERKRQTERRRSRTQECVSWLLRALATSKDPFPN